In Zingiber officinale cultivar Zhangliang chromosome 11B, Zo_v1.1, whole genome shotgun sequence, a single window of DNA contains:
- the LOC122035112 gene encoding 36.4 kDa proline-rich protein-like — MRKPASVGALLVLINLATLLLPSLACPYCPTPTSHPPPPPATTPCPPPPPKSTPAPPPPKKNPSPPPPPHKKPTSPPPPKATPSPPLPSISPPPPPKATPSPPHPSVSPSPPPPKATPSPPLPSISPPPPPKATLSPPPPSAVPCPPPPPLTSSCPIDTLKLDACVDLIGGLVHVIIGGNVRSECCPVLEGVADLDAALCLCTTIKAKALGITLLLPIALEVLADCGKHVPSDYQCPAY, encoded by the coding sequence ATGAGGAAACCTGCTTCAGTCGGTGCTTTGTTGGTGCTCATAAACCTCGCAACACTTTTGCTTCCTTCCCTTGCTTGCCCTTACTGCCCTACTCCAACTTCTCATCCTCCGCCACCGCCAGCTACCACACCGTGCCCTCCACCGCCTCCAAAGAGCACACCTGCCCCTCCTCCTCCAAAGAAGAACCCGAGCCCTCCGCCACCGCCGCATAAGAAACCAACGTCACCGCCACCACCGAAGGCAACTCCAAGCCCTCCTCTGCCATCAATAtcgccaccaccaccacccaagGCAACTCCAAGCCCTCCTCATCCATCAGTATCACCGTCACCGCCACCACCGAAGGCAACTCCAAGCCCTCCTCTGCCATCAATATCACCGCCACCGCCGCCAAAGGCCACGCTAAGCCCTCCGCCGCCTAGCGCCGTGCCGTGCCCCCCTCCACCTCCGCTGACGTCATCATGCCCCATCGACACCCTGAAGCTCGACGCGTGCGTTGACTTGATCGGGGGACTGGTCCATGTCATCATCGGCGGGAACGTGAGGAGCGAATGTTGCCCGGTGCTGGAAGGGGTTGCCGACCTCGATGCAGCACTGTGCCTCTGCACCACCATCAAGGCCAAGGCCTTGGGCATCACCCTGCTGCTCCCCATCGCGCTTGAGGTGCTGGCAGATTGCGGCAAGCACGTCCCCTCCGATTACCAATGTCCGGCATATTAA